DNA sequence from the Halocalculus aciditolerans genome:
GCACGGGCCGGGCGGCTACCTGAGCGGGAACGGGCTCACGACGGCGCTCGGGTTCGGGCGGCTCGCGGGCGTCGACGCCCGCGAGCGGTGCCGAAACTAACGGATAACTGGCAAAAAACACCGCAAATCATTTAGTGGGTGTCCCACCCATAGGTACATGCTACCATGAGCAAGCGTGAGCAGTCTGCAGTGTCGAGTCGGCGTCGATACCTCAAACTCGCCGGTGTCTCGGGAGTCGCGGCCCTCGCGGGATGTTCCGGCGGTGGCGGCGAAACAACGACCTCGACGTCGGGCGGCACGACGACGGGGACGACGAACGGCGGCGGGAACGTCGAGGAAGTCATCATCGGATCGAACCACCCGCTCTCGGGCGGGCTGGCGTCGACGGGCGTGAAGATGGACAACGCGGTGAAACTCGCCGCGCAGCGGAAGAACGAAGCCGGCGGCATCGAGGCGCTCGGCGGCGCGGACGTGAAGGTCATCAGCGGCGACAACCAGGGCGAGCAGTCCCTCGGCGGGCAGGTGAGCAACGACCTCATCGACCAGGGCGCGTCGGTCCTGACCGGCTGCTACTCCTCGCCGGTGACGACGGCGGCGACGCAGGCGGCGGAGCGCGCGCAGACGCCGTTCGTCGTCTCGGTCGCCGCCGACGACGCCGTCCTGCAGGGCCGCGGGCTCGACTACTCGTACCGGCCGCAGCCGCCCGCGAAGCGGATGGCGAGGGACTACGCGGAGTACGTCCCCGAGGTCATCCGGCAGAACGGCGGCACCATCGAAACCGCCGGGTTGTTCTACGTGAACAACAGCTACGGGCAGGCGATTCGGGAGAGCCTGAACGAGTACCTCCCGCAGAACGGCGTCGAGGTCACCGTCGAAACGGCGCTGGAGTACGGCGCGGACAGCGCGGACACGCAGGTGACGAAGCTCAAGCAGAGCGACCCGGACACCGTCATCGCGACGACGTACGTCCCCGGCGGCGTCCTGCTCTCGCAGGCGATGCAGGACCAGGACTACCGCCCGCCGCACCTGACGGCGTGCGCGAGCGCGACGTTCCTCGACGACGAGGCGCTCGCCGACATCGGCGACTTCGCGAACGGCGTCCTCGACAACAACTACGCGCTGAACAACACCATCGACAAGACCGCGGCCGTCCGCGAGGCCTTCCGGAACCAGT
Encoded proteins:
- a CDS encoding ABC transporter substrate-binding protein, which gives rise to MSKREQSAVSSRRRYLKLAGVSGVAALAGCSGGGGETTTSTSGGTTTGTTNGGGNVEEVIIGSNHPLSGGLASTGVKMDNAVKLAAQRKNEAGGIEALGGADVKVISGDNQGEQSLGGQVSNDLIDQGASVLTGCYSSPVTTAATQAAERAQTPFVVSVAADDAVLQGRGLDYSYRPQPPAKRMARDYAEYVPEVIRQNGGTIETAGLFYVNNSYGQAIRESLNEYLPQNGVEVTVETALEYGADSADTQVTKLKQSDPDTVIATTYVPGGVLLSQAMQDQDYRPPHLTACASATFLDDEALADIGDFANGVLDNNYALNNTIDKTAAVREAFRNQYDKGMDGSTGMAYVATEVIIQAIEETGSTDPEAINETLSSIQVDDHIAAMGTIDFQENGENANALAPVNQVQDLAAKVVYPEEYAEAQPQI